From the Chitinolyticbacter meiyuanensis genome, one window contains:
- a CDS encoding SUMF1/EgtB/PvdO family nonheme iron enzyme, which translates to MLDRNNRRAAISRPAQSRAARTSGLKVLGVSLLLALAGNSWAAAWQASAAYTQGDIVHHQGQEWLAKWWTQGEAPGANAAAWQLAPAEDTATAWQAGTAYQAGQIVLHEGKLYQAQWWTRGNTPAPQGPWKALGTGVKAKQFVRVPGGTFIMGATIQGNVNYENEYPIHPVTLSPFWLSSTEVTYRQFDRYTRATNQPLLSSLDAGGMDFGRGENPAVNVSWTAAIKYINWLNQQKGWPKSYNETTGDLLDAAGQATTDVAKVIGYRLPTEAEWEYAARDRGQDIINAWGNGAPLINGKPAANIADISLKSFFEGELGIPLPPWMVIWEVTDGYPRLAPVGSFVANSLGIYDLSGNAWEWTTDKERVYTTAAQTNPVGTGTAPGRVMRGASWDNGQEMHITDRYAGNPAESTGATGFRLARSTASTLQDQGQ; encoded by the coding sequence ATGTTGGATCGCAACAATCGCCGCGCGGCAATCTCTCGCCCGGCTCAATCCCGCGCAGCCCGCACCTCCGGGCTGAAGGTACTGGGCGTTTCCCTGCTGCTGGCGCTGGCCGGCAATAGCTGGGCTGCGGCCTGGCAGGCCAGCGCCGCCTATACCCAGGGCGACATCGTCCACCACCAGGGTCAGGAATGGCTGGCCAAGTGGTGGACGCAGGGCGAGGCGCCGGGCGCCAACGCTGCGGCGTGGCAGCTGGCACCGGCAGAAGACACTGCTACCGCATGGCAGGCCGGCACGGCTTACCAGGCTGGGCAGATCGTGCTGCACGAGGGCAAGCTCTACCAGGCGCAATGGTGGACCCGCGGCAATACCCCGGCGCCGCAAGGGCCGTGGAAAGCGCTGGGTACCGGGGTGAAGGCCAAGCAGTTCGTGCGCGTGCCAGGCGGCACCTTCATCATGGGCGCCACCATCCAGGGCAACGTGAATTACGAAAACGAATACCCGATCCACCCGGTGACGCTATCGCCGTTCTGGCTTTCCAGCACCGAAGTCACCTATCGCCAGTTCGATCGCTACACCCGCGCCACCAACCAGCCGCTGCTGAGCTCGCTCGACGCGGGCGGCATGGATTTCGGCCGCGGTGAAAATCCGGCGGTGAACGTGAGCTGGACGGCGGCGATCAAGTACATCAACTGGCTGAATCAGCAGAAGGGCTGGCCCAAGTCCTACAACGAAACCACCGGCGACCTGCTCGATGCCGCCGGCCAAGCGACCACCGATGTCGCCAAGGTGATCGGCTATCGCCTGCCGACCGAGGCCGAATGGGAATACGCGGCGCGTGACCGGGGCCAGGACATCATCAACGCCTGGGGCAACGGCGCGCCGTTGATCAACGGCAAGCCGGCCGCCAATATCGCCGACATCAGCCTCAAGTCCTTCTTCGAAGGCGAGCTCGGCATTCCGCTGCCGCCGTGGATGGTCATCTGGGAAGTCACCGACGGCTATCCGCGGCTGGCGCCGGTAGGCAGCTTCGTGGCCAATTCGCTGGGAATCTACGATCTGTCCGGCAATGCCTGGGAATGGACCACCGACAAGGAGCGCGTCTACACCACGGCCGCGCAGACCAATCCGGTGGGCACCGGTACGGCACCGGGCCGCGTAATGCGTGGCGCCAGCTGGGATAACGGCCAGGAGATGCACATCACCGACCGTTATGCCGGCAACCCGGCCGAAAGCACGGGGGCCACCGGCTTCCGCCTGGCACGCTCCACCGCTTCCACCCTGCAGGATCAGGGCCAGTAA
- a CDS encoding helix-turn-helix domain-containing protein, translated as MATIYYERFELTGETESEISRLVGAQIYHHASCPALRQYGLFMCGVGCPDGPCDIERIDAPFHVVIAVLGGMAELYEGERRWQVGPGQFGVLPARGHRGYRRMGNAPMPHVWLLLNDDTRWESLERSRPWVGETVHGPRLFDAVSLLQREAQLSNDGAHDALVPQALELVSRQLERLLGLAGERPEREQALLRVLDEIRRDPAANWAVPELCRRVGLGATQLYRLCVRRYGRAPAQLVFEIRMQLAREWLLGGRRVADVAIALGYQEIASFSRRFSEHFGCAPSRLVKEGRVPI; from the coding sequence ATGGCCACCATCTACTACGAGCGTTTCGAGCTGACCGGTGAGACGGAGTCGGAGATCTCGCGCCTGGTTGGCGCGCAGATCTACCACCATGCCTCGTGCCCGGCGCTGCGGCAGTACGGCCTCTTCATGTGCGGGGTCGGCTGCCCGGACGGGCCGTGCGACATCGAGCGCATCGATGCGCCGTTCCATGTGGTGATCGCGGTACTGGGCGGCATGGCCGAGCTCTACGAGGGCGAGCGGCGCTGGCAGGTGGGCCCAGGACAGTTCGGCGTGTTGCCGGCGCGCGGGCATCGCGGTTATCGACGGATGGGCAACGCGCCGATGCCGCATGTCTGGCTGCTGCTCAACGACGACACGCGCTGGGAATCGCTGGAGCGCAGCCGGCCATGGGTGGGCGAGACCGTGCACGGGCCGCGGCTCTTCGACGCGGTATCGCTGCTGCAGCGCGAGGCGCAGCTCAGCAACGACGGCGCGCACGATGCACTGGTGCCGCAGGCGCTGGAGCTGGTCAGCCGCCAGCTCGAACGCTTGCTGGGGCTGGCGGGCGAGCGGCCGGAGCGCGAGCAGGCATTGTTGCGCGTGCTCGACGAGATCCGGCGCGATCCGGCGGCCAATTGGGCAGTACCGGAGCTGTGCCGCCGTGTCGGCCTCGGCGCAACCCAGCTCTACCGGTTATGCGTGCGGCGCTACGGTCGGGCGCCGGCGCAGCTGGTGTTCGAGATCCGCATGCAGTTGGCCCGCGAGTGGTTGCTGGGCGGGCGCCGTGTGGCCGATGTGGCCATTGCACTGGGCTACCAGGAGATCGCCAGCTTTTCCCGCCGGTTCAGCGAGCATTTCGGCTGTGCACCGAGCCGCCTCGTCAAGGAAGGCCGCGTGCCGATTTGA
- a CDS encoding glycosyl hydrolase family 18 protein — protein sequence MKPCFTHRTSYSPAQQRWRRAGSGLASLALLLALAAPHAWAAAWQASSAYTKGDVVSHQGQDWQAQWWTRGEVPGSAGGAWQPVQAPGNTAWQASRAYTAGETVSHGSQRYQARWWTQGEEPGKREVWKRLDPVRNDYKVVGYYISWGQYPTFGNFTPLKIKADLYTHLNYAFAAVNEAGEVVMADPGEWNNGKGWGDQANFARLAELKQQYPHLKTLISIGGGGRGSKYFSNAGLTAESRQRFADSAVAFMQRWGFDGVDIDWEFPTFAVHPENVLRPEDIHTFPLLFKTVRAALDAAGKADGKQYLLTLASEANPANLVKYDWKAVAASVDWINVMAYQYAGPWALESGHIAPLYADPVSGKPPKYNADGTLQTYLQLGVPPAKLLMGLEYNGHLWTGCQPQHQGRYTRCKGIGKSTWDYPTEGALDYQDIKRNYVNTNGYTRYWSESARMPWLFNAETGNFVAYEDPQSLGEKLKYLQQHRLGGAMVWEVTADRDDDLARLVAGELLKK from the coding sequence ATGAAGCCATGTTTCACGCATCGCACATCGTATTCACCGGCCCAGCAGCGGTGGCGCCGAGCGGGCAGCGGGCTCGCAAGCCTCGCGCTGTTGCTGGCGCTCGCAGCCCCACACGCCTGGGCCGCAGCCTGGCAGGCCAGCAGCGCGTATACCAAGGGCGATGTCGTCAGCCACCAGGGCCAGGATTGGCAAGCGCAATGGTGGACCCGTGGCGAAGTGCCAGGCAGTGCCGGCGGCGCCTGGCAGCCGGTACAGGCGCCGGGCAATACGGCCTGGCAGGCCAGCCGCGCCTACACGGCCGGCGAGACGGTCAGCCACGGCAGCCAGCGTTATCAGGCACGCTGGTGGACGCAGGGCGAGGAGCCCGGCAAGCGTGAAGTCTGGAAGCGGCTGGACCCGGTGCGCAACGACTACAAGGTGGTGGGCTACTACATCTCCTGGGGCCAATATCCCACCTTCGGCAATTTCACGCCGCTGAAGATCAAGGCCGATCTCTATACCCACCTCAATTACGCCTTTGCCGCGGTGAATGAAGCCGGCGAAGTGGTGATGGCCGATCCCGGCGAATGGAACAACGGCAAGGGCTGGGGCGACCAGGCCAATTTCGCCCGGCTTGCCGAGCTGAAACAACAATATCCGCACCTGAAAACGCTGATCTCGATCGGCGGCGGCGGCCGTGGCTCCAAGTATTTCTCCAATGCCGGGCTCACCGCCGAGAGCCGCCAGCGCTTCGCCGACAGCGCGGTGGCCTTCATGCAGCGCTGGGGCTTCGATGGCGTCGACATCGATTGGGAGTTCCCTACCTTCGCCGTCCATCCCGAGAACGTGCTGCGCCCCGAGGACATCCACACCTTTCCGCTGCTGTTCAAGACGGTACGAGCGGCGCTCGACGCCGCCGGCAAGGCCGATGGCAAGCAGTACCTGCTGACGCTGGCCTCCGAAGCCAACCCGGCCAACCTGGTGAAATACGACTGGAAGGCGGTAGCCGCCAGCGTCGACTGGATCAATGTCATGGCCTACCAGTACGCCGGCCCGTGGGCGCTGGAGTCGGGCCATATCGCGCCGCTGTATGCCGACCCGGTCTCCGGCAAGCCGCCCAAGTACAACGCCGACGGCACGCTGCAGACCTACCTGCAGCTGGGCGTGCCCCCGGCCAAGCTGCTGATGGGCCTGGAGTACAACGGCCACCTCTGGACCGGCTGCCAGCCGCAGCACCAGGGCCGCTATACGCGGTGCAAGGGCATCGGCAAGAGCACCTGGGATTACCCGACCGAGGGTGCGCTCGACTACCAGGACATCAAGCGCAACTACGTGAACACAAACGGCTACACCCGCTACTGGTCCGAATCCGCCCGCATGCCCTGGCTGTTCAACGCCGAGACCGGCAACTTCGTCGCCTACGAGGATCCGCAATCGCTGGGCGAGAAGCTCAAGTACCTGCAGCAGCACCGGCTCGGCGGCGCCATGGTGTGGGAAGTGACCGCCGACCGCGACGACGACCTCGCCCGCCTGGTGGCTGGCGAGCTGCTGAAGAAATAG
- the egtD gene encoding L-histidine N(alpha)-methyltransferase produces MATSFSFDSSSRRGWSPFATLHDTPLIETGALESPQQRQAGLLAGLMQSPARIDPKFFYDTQGCALYGAICQLQEYYPVRLESAIFRCYRQDIAALLPNHCLWVDLGCGDGSKSWPWLEAVDAAGYLGVDIAEDWLAQTLQAGAERFPDLTFSGVVTDFSQAPLLRAVLDHWLDQPPVLFYPGSSIGNFAPADALALLQALRQHLGPNGRLLIGVDAPKDEAMLRAAYDDALGVTAAFNRNVLRVANHELGCNFEPTDFSHHAQFNRKASRIEMRLVARRPVTVQLGSSTRQFATGDAIVTEHSYKYTVERFAELLHEAGYGGLRHWSDDTGHYHVFVAAAAPMHA; encoded by the coding sequence ATGGCCACCTCGTTTTCGTTCGATTCCTCCTCCCGCCGTGGCTGGTCGCCGTTCGCCACGCTGCACGACACGCCGCTGATCGAGACCGGCGCACTGGAAAGCCCGCAGCAACGCCAGGCCGGCTTGCTGGCCGGGCTGATGCAATCGCCGGCGCGCATCGATCCCAAGTTCTTCTACGACACGCAGGGCTGTGCACTGTATGGGGCAATCTGCCAGCTGCAGGAGTACTACCCGGTCCGGCTGGAATCGGCGATCTTCCGCTGCTACCGCCAGGACATCGCAGCGCTGCTGCCCAATCACTGCCTGTGGGTGGACCTTGGCTGTGGCGACGGCAGCAAGTCCTGGCCCTGGCTGGAAGCCGTCGATGCCGCTGGCTACCTGGGCGTGGACATCGCCGAGGACTGGCTGGCGCAAACGTTGCAGGCGGGCGCGGAGCGCTTTCCGGACCTGACCTTCTCCGGCGTGGTCACCGACTTCAGCCAGGCACCGCTGTTGCGCGCGGTGCTGGATCATTGGCTCGACCAGCCGCCGGTGCTGTTCTACCCGGGCTCGTCCATCGGCAACTTCGCCCCGGCCGATGCACTGGCGCTGCTGCAGGCACTGCGCCAGCACCTCGGGCCGAACGGCCGACTGCTGATCGGTGTGGACGCGCCCAAGGACGAAGCGATGCTGCGCGCGGCCTACGACGATGCACTCGGCGTGACGGCGGCGTTCAACCGCAATGTGCTGCGGGTGGCCAACCATGAGCTCGGCTGCAATTTCGAGCCGACCGATTTCAGCCACCATGCCCAGTTCAACCGCAAAGCCAGCCGCATCGAGATGCGGCTGGTGGCACGGCGGCCGGTGACGGTGCAGCTGGGCAGCAGCACCCGGCAGTTCGCCACCGGCGACGCCATCGTCACCGAGCATTCGTACAAGTACACGGTCGAGCGCTTTGCCGAGCTGTTGCACGAGGCAGGCTACGGTGGCCTGCGGCACTGGAGCGACGATACCGGGCACTACCACGTGTTCGTCGCGGCGGCCGCGCCGATGCACGCATGA
- the egtB gene encoding ergothioneine biosynthesis protein EgtB, giving the protein MKSESPQALAGQHALLQHYGAVRAHSLQLVEGLSAEDCMVQSMPDASPLKWHLAHTSWFFETFVLAGQADYRPFDPAFRVLFNSYYVGIGERHARPARGVLSRPPLDTVLAYRGHVDEAMARLLQSALNESQTALVALGLQHEQQHQELMLTDLKHHFWSNPQHPAYRQPPAIAKVEAKPSQWLHYPGGGVEIGHGGPGFAFDNETPRHAVTLGGFELASRLVTNAEYAVFIADGGYRQPTLWLSDGWDCCQREGWQAPLYWLDTVGKHAFTLYGDQALEPSAPVAHISYYEADAYARWAGARLPTEAEWEHAASAPLSAIDAAAPLEPQPAHGPGLAQCHGTLWQWTGSAYLPYPGYRPLPGAVGEYNGKFMINQMVLRGSACSTPPGHARSSYRNFFPPAARWQFSGIRLARDPG; this is encoded by the coding sequence ATGAAGTCCGAATCGCCGCAGGCGCTGGCCGGGCAGCATGCGCTGCTGCAGCACTATGGCGCCGTGCGCGCCCACTCGCTGCAGCTGGTCGAAGGGCTGTCGGCAGAAGACTGCATGGTGCAGTCGATGCCGGATGCCAGCCCGCTGAAATGGCATCTCGCCCATACCAGCTGGTTCTTCGAGACCTTCGTGCTGGCCGGGCAGGCAGACTACCGCCCGTTCGATCCGGCCTTTCGCGTGCTGTTCAATTCCTACTACGTCGGCATCGGCGAGCGCCACGCCCGCCCAGCCCGCGGCGTGCTGTCCCGGCCCCCGCTGGACACGGTGCTGGCCTACCGCGGTCACGTGGATGAGGCGATGGCCAGGCTGCTGCAATCGGCGCTCAACGAGTCGCAAACCGCGCTGGTGGCACTGGGCCTGCAGCACGAGCAGCAGCACCAGGAATTGATGCTCACCGATCTGAAACATCATTTCTGGAGCAACCCGCAGCACCCGGCCTACCGCCAGCCACCCGCCATTGCCAAGGTCGAGGCCAAGCCGTCGCAATGGCTGCACTATCCCGGCGGCGGCGTGGAAATCGGCCACGGCGGCCCGGGCTTTGCTTTCGACAACGAAACGCCGCGCCACGCGGTGACGCTCGGCGGATTCGAGCTTGCCTCGCGCCTCGTCACCAATGCCGAATACGCTGTCTTCATTGCCGACGGCGGCTACCGCCAACCGACACTGTGGCTGTCCGACGGCTGGGATTGCTGCCAGCGTGAAGGCTGGCAGGCGCCGCTGTACTGGCTGGATACCGTTGGCAAGCATGCTTTCACGCTGTATGGCGATCAGGCGCTCGAGCCGTCCGCGCCGGTGGCCCACATCAGCTACTACGAGGCCGACGCCTATGCCCGCTGGGCCGGCGCACGGCTGCCGACCGAGGCGGAATGGGAACATGCGGCCAGCGCACCGCTGAGCGCCATCGACGCGGCGGCACCATTGGAACCGCAGCCGGCGCACGGCCCGGGGCTGGCGCAATGCCATGGCACGCTCTGGCAATGGACCGGCAGCGCCTACCTGCCCTACCCCGGCTACCGACCGCTGCCGGGTGCGGTCGGTGAGTACAACGGCAAGTTCATGATCAACCAGATGGTGCTGCGCGGCAGCGCCTGCAGCACGCCGCCTGGCCACGCGCGCAGCAGCTACCGCAATTTCTTCCCGCCTGCCGCGCGCTGGCAGTTCAGCGGCATCCGGCTGGCGCGCGATCCGGGCTGA
- the fusA gene encoding elongation factor G, whose amino-acid sequence METRNVRNIGIIAHVDAGKTTTSERILYYTGENHRLGEVHDGAATMDYDPQEQARGITINSAATTVFWQGTQINLIDTPGHIDFNIEVNRSLRVLDGAIVLFDGVAGVEPQTETNWRLADKYRVPRLAFINKLDRTGADFLRVVGMIEARLGVAAAVLQLPIGTEGDFSGVIDLVGMTALTWPTGHDAAPYTRGEIPPALRAEAERHRGRLLDTVVDQDDALLAAYLDGQPLDEAALHAAIRRGTLAGAFVPVLAGSAFKNKGVEPLLDAAVAYLPAPGDIAATGEHDVAFDPGGPLAALAFKVVQDDHGALTFVRLYRGRLAVGDSVLNTTSGKRERIARLYEMHADRKREKTRAEAGDIVALVGLKSTVTGDTLADAAHPVVLERIDAPEPVIDIAIEPRTQADQQQLSRGLQALLQEDPSLRLRQDAEAGQTILSGMGELQLEVTLEKLRTRFKVAVSTGQPQVAYRETIAHAATVAHVHKKQSGGPGQFAALTLQVEPLARGEGLQFDDRISGGAIPREFIPAVAAGVMRAAKSGVLAGHPVVDLKVTLLDGGYHERDSSQQAFELAAGQALRLALQQAGPVLLEPVMAVEVVTPQDHIGDVIGDLNRRRGLVRQQSARGNAAVIEAHVPLAQMFGYIGNLRALSSGRASFTMQFDHYAPTQRQAEPIIR is encoded by the coding sequence ATGGAAACCAGAAACGTACGCAATATCGGCATCATCGCCCACGTCGACGCGGGCAAGACCACCACCAGCGAGCGCATCCTCTATTACACCGGCGAGAACCACCGGCTGGGCGAGGTGCACGATGGCGCCGCCACCATGGACTACGACCCGCAAGAGCAGGCGCGCGGCATCACCATCAACAGTGCGGCCACCACGGTGTTCTGGCAGGGCACGCAGATCAACCTGATCGACACCCCCGGGCACATCGATTTCAACATCGAGGTGAACCGCTCGCTGCGCGTGCTCGACGGCGCCATCGTGCTGTTCGACGGTGTGGCCGGCGTGGAGCCGCAGACAGAGACCAACTGGCGGCTGGCGGACAAGTACCGCGTGCCGCGGCTGGCCTTCATCAACAAGCTCGATCGCACCGGCGCGGATTTCCTGCGCGTGGTCGGCATGATCGAAGCGCGCCTCGGCGTGGCCGCTGCGGTGCTGCAGCTGCCGATCGGCACGGAAGGCGATTTCAGCGGCGTGATCGATCTTGTCGGCATGACCGCGCTGACCTGGCCGACTGGCCATGATGCCGCGCCGTACACCCGTGGCGAGATCCCGCCCGCGCTGCGTGCCGAGGCCGAGCGCCACCGTGGCCGCCTGCTCGACACCGTGGTGGACCAGGACGACGCGCTGCTCGCTGCCTATCTCGATGGCCAGCCGCTGGACGAGGCTGCGCTGCACGCGGCGATCCGCCGGGGCACGCTGGCCGGTGCCTTCGTGCCGGTGCTCGCCGGCTCCGCCTTCAAGAACAAGGGGGTGGAACCGCTGCTCGATGCGGCCGTGGCCTACCTGCCGGCGCCGGGCGACATCGCTGCGACCGGTGAGCACGACGTGGCATTCGATCCGGGCGGCCCGCTGGCGGCGCTCGCCTTCAAGGTGGTGCAGGACGACCACGGCGCACTCACCTTCGTGCGGTTGTATCGCGGCCGGCTGGCGGTGGGCGACAGCGTGCTCAACACCACCAGCGGCAAGCGCGAACGCATTGCGCGGCTGTACGAAATGCACGCCGACCGCAAGCGCGAGAAGACACGCGCCGAGGCCGGCGACATCGTTGCGCTGGTCGGGCTGAAGAGCACGGTGACCGGAGATACCCTGGCCGATGCGGCGCATCCGGTGGTGCTGGAGCGGATCGATGCGCCGGAGCCGGTGATCGACATCGCGATCGAGCCGCGCACCCAGGCAGACCAGCAACAGCTGTCACGTGGGCTGCAGGCACTGCTGCAGGAGGACCCGAGCCTGCGGCTGCGGCAGGATGCCGAAGCCGGCCAGACCATCCTGTCCGGCATGGGCGAGCTGCAGCTGGAAGTGACACTGGAAAAGCTGCGCACGCGCTTCAAGGTCGCAGTCAGCACCGGGCAGCCGCAGGTGGCGTATCGCGAGACCATCGCCCACGCGGCGACGGTGGCGCACGTGCACAAGAAGCAAAGCGGCGGCCCTGGCCAGTTCGCGGCGCTGACCTTGCAGGTGGAACCGCTGGCGCGTGGCGAAGGGCTGCAGTTCGATGACCGCATCAGCGGCGGTGCCATCCCGCGCGAGTTCATTCCGGCAGTGGCAGCCGGTGTGATGCGCGCGGCAAAATCCGGCGTGCTGGCCGGTCACCCGGTGGTCGACCTCAAGGTGACGCTGCTCGACGGCGGCTACCATGAGCGCGATTCGTCGCAACAGGCGTTCGAACTCGCCGCCGGCCAGGCGCTGCGGCTGGCATTGCAACAGGCGGGGCCGGTACTACTGGAACCGGTAATGGCAGTGGAAGTGGTCACGCCGCAGGATCACATCGGTGATGTGATCGGTGACCTCAACCGCCGCCGCGGGCTGGTGCGCCAGCAATCGGCGCGCGGCAATGCCGCGGTGATCGAGGCCCATGTGCCGCTGGCGCAGATGTTCGGCTACATCGGCAACCTGCGCGCCTTGAGCAGCGGTCGCGCCAGCTTCACCATGCAGTTCGACCATTACGCGCCGACGCAGCGGCAGGCCGAACCCATCATTCGCTGA
- a CDS encoding four-helix bundle copper-binding protein gives MQQTDFTDCIAACQTCFVACEHCAASCLSEGHATEMAACIKLDRDCADLCALSAALMARGSAFAPALCAICAQLCEACAAECARHDAEHCQACAIACRQCAEICRAMAG, from the coding sequence ATGCAACAGACTGATTTCACCGACTGCATCGCCGCTTGCCAGACCTGCTTCGTCGCCTGCGAGCATTGCGCCGCATCGTGCCTCAGCGAGGGGCATGCAACCGAGATGGCGGCCTGCATCAAGCTTGATCGCGATTGCGCCGACCTGTGTGCGCTGTCGGCGGCGCTGATGGCACGTGGCAGCGCCTTTGCGCCGGCACTGTGTGCGATCTGTGCCCAACTGTGCGAAGCCTGCGCGGCCGAATGCGCGCGGCACGATGCCGAGCATTGCCAAGCCTGTGCCATCGCGTGCCGGCAGTGTGCCGAGATCTGCCGGGCAATGGCGGGCTGA